From the genome of Phreatobacter cathodiphilus, one region includes:
- the dusB gene encoding tRNA dihydrouridine synthase DusB, protein MTNPSTPAPVRRVLSIGPFEMASPVALAPMSGITDAPFRRMVARFGVGWTVSEMVPGDGLAAGEEEARLRAEGEGLSPHVVQIAGCDPHWMGEGARIAVAAGADVIDINMGCPAKRVTGGYAGSALMRDLDHAERLIEATVAAVGVPVTLKMRLGWDHASLNAPDLARRAEQAGVALVTVHGRTRQQFYKGRADWRAIAAVKAAVTVPVVANGDIETPEDAGLALAQSGADAVMVGRGAQGRPWLPSQVAAHLAGQTVPADPDLSTQLACAVELYEAQLAHYGLGVGIRHARKHLGWALDAAAATCGVGDDLLGEARRRVLTSEDPRRVVAALAESYDRFQWRRAA, encoded by the coding sequence ATGACCAACCCATCGACCCCTGCGCCTGTCCGGCGCGTGCTGTCGATCGGGCCGTTCGAGATGGCATCCCCCGTTGCGCTCGCACCCATGTCCGGAATCACGGACGCGCCCTTCCGGCGGATGGTGGCGCGGTTCGGCGTGGGCTGGACCGTGTCGGAAATGGTCCCGGGCGACGGCCTTGCCGCCGGCGAGGAGGAGGCGCGGCTGCGCGCCGAGGGGGAGGGCCTGTCCCCGCACGTGGTGCAGATCGCCGGCTGTGATCCGCACTGGATGGGCGAAGGGGCCCGGATCGCCGTGGCGGCGGGGGCCGACGTGATCGACATCAACATGGGCTGCCCGGCGAAGCGCGTGACGGGCGGCTATGCGGGGTCGGCGCTGATGCGCGACCTCGACCACGCGGAACGCCTGATCGAAGCGACGGTCGCCGCGGTGGGCGTTCCGGTGACGCTGAAGATGCGGCTCGGCTGGGACCATGCCTCGCTCAACGCGCCGGACCTGGCGCGCCGCGCCGAGCAGGCGGGCGTCGCCCTCGTCACGGTGCACGGGCGCACGCGTCAGCAGTTCTACAAGGGCCGGGCCGACTGGCGGGCCATCGCGGCCGTCAAGGCGGCGGTGACGGTCCCAGTGGTCGCCAACGGCGACATCGAGACACCGGAGGATGCGGGCCTGGCGCTGGCGCAGTCCGGCGCCGACGCGGTGATGGTCGGCCGCGGCGCCCAGGGCCGTCCCTGGCTGCCGTCGCAGGTCGCCGCCCATCTCGCCGGGCAAACCGTGCCCGCCGATCCCGATCTTTCCACCCAGCTCGCCTGCGCCGTCGAGCTCTACGAAGCCCAGCTCGCCCATTACGGCCTGGGCGTCGGCATCCGCCACGCCCGCAAGCACCTCGGATGGGCCCTGGACGCCGCGGCCGCGACCTGCGGCGTCGGCGACGACTTGCTCGGCGAGGCGCGCCGCCGCGTCCTCACGTCGGAGGATCCGCGCCGGGTCGTCGCCGCGCTCGCCGAGAGCTACGACCGATTCCAGTGGAGGCGCGCGGCATGA